CGCACCGGTGTTGTCGTTCCGGACCGACCTGCTGTTGTCGCGCGGCGTGGCCGAGGCGGACCTCTCGGTCGACGGCGGCGCGACCTGGCAGAACGTCTGGCGGCGGACGGCGCACCAGCGCGGCCCGCGGCAGGAACGAGTGCCGCTGCCCGGGGCCGGTGGCGTCGACGGTGTGCTCGTGCGCTTCCACTACCGGAACGACACCGCGAACAACGGCTGGTGGCAGCTCGACGACGTGCTCGTGGGGGAGCGGTCCTGCGAGCCGGTCGAGGGCGGCATCGTGCTCGGCCAGGTGCGCGACGACCGCACTGGGGCGCCGCTCGACGGCGCCACCCTGCGTAGTGCCGACGGCGCGGTCGACGTCACCGCGACGGCCACGCCGGGCGACCCGGGCCTCGGCGGAGGCTTCTACGCGGCCTTCGTCGTGGGCGCCGGGGACCACGAGTTGACCGCCGCGCACGACCTCGGCCAGCACGGGAGGCGGACCCAGACCGTGACCGTCGACCCCGGCAGCGTCACCCGGGCCGACTTCGAGCTGGGCACCGGAGAGCTCGAGGTGAGCACCTCAGCCGTCGAGGAGCAGGTCGAGGTGGGTGCCACTCGGACCGCCACCGTCACCATCACCAACACGGGCACCGGGCCCGCCACCTTCGAGCTGGCCGAGCGGAACGCCGGCTTCGACCAGCAGCGGGAGACGCTCACGGCCCTCCCGAGTGCCCCGCTGCGGCGTGAGACCGTGCCCGACGACGGCGGCCCGCTCGCCCCCGTCGCCGGTGCGGCGGCCGAGGCCCCCGACCCCGGCGACGCCGCCTGGGTCCGGCTGCACGACATGCCCGACGCACGCACCGACGGCCTGGCCGCCGTCCGCGACGGCAAGCTGTACTACGTCGGCGGCAGTACGTCAGGCACGTCGCACCGGAACATGGTGTACGACATCGCGCTGGACCGCTGGGAGTTCACCGGCTCGTTCCAGCAGCCGCGCGGCAAACCCGTGGGCGGGTTCATCGGCGACCGCCTGTACATGGTGGGCGGCTGGGGACCCGCGGGCGCCGGAGAGACGAACACCGTCCTCATCTACGAACCCGCGACCGACACCTGGTCGACCGGCGCGCCCGCGCCGGTGCGCTTCGCGGCGGCCGGGTCGGCCATCCTCGACGGAAAGCTCTACGTCATCGGCGGGCGGACGGCGGACCAGCCCGATCGCGGCAGCAGCGACGTCTACGTCTACGACGCCGCCGCCGACTCGTGGTCCCAGGTCGCCGATTATCCGGAGCCGGCGTCTTGGCAGGCCTGCGGTCCCATCGACGGCCTCGTCTACTGCGCCGGCGGGCAGGCTCCACACGTCGAGCACAGCACGCGCGGCTACGTCTACAACCCGGCCACCGATGCCTGGTACCGCATCGCGGATCTGCCGAAGACGGTGACCTTCACCGCGCACACGGCCGCGAACGGGCTGCTGCTGACGTCGGGCGGGCAGGTCGGCGGCTACCGCAGCAACGAGGGCTACTTCTACGATCCGGCCGCGGGGGAGTGGGCCTCGCTGCCCAACTCGATCTTCGACGTCTACCGGCTGGCCGGCACCTGTGGGTTCTACAAGCTCGGCGGCACCCAGGGTCAGCCCGGCACGTTCCCATGGGTGGAGCGGCTGCCCGGCTTCGACGACTGCCAGACCACCACGGAGGACCCGGTGCCGTGGCTGTCCGTCGACGGCGGCCCGCGCACGCTCGCGCCCGGCGAGTCCGCCGAGGTCACCGTCACACTGGACGCGAGCGGCCCCGACGCGGGGCAGCCCGGCGACTACCTGGCTCGGCTGGTGCTGCTCGAGGACACCCCGTCCGCGATCCCGGCCCTGACCGTCGCGATGGACGCCACCGCACCGGACTCGTGGGGGCTGATCACCGGCACCGTCACCGGCCTGGACCGGTGCGACGGCCCGGAGCGCCCGCTGCCCGGCGCAACGGTCCGGCTGCGAGGCGCGGTCTCCGACGTCGAGGTCACGACGGACGAGCAGGGCGTCTACCGGCACTGGCTGGACCGCTCCGACCGGCGCGTCACGGTGACGGCGGCGGCGAACGGCTGGCAGTCGCGCGACGGCGTGGTCACCGTCCAGGCCGGGGAGACGGCGACGAAGGACCTGCGGCTGCGCCGGGACGAGCCGTGCGCCGTCGCCGCACCGGTCGCGGGCCTGGAGATCGACGTGCGCAGCCGCGGACACGCCGTGGAGCGGCTCGAGCTCGGCAACGACGGCGCCGCCGCGTTCGACTACGCGGTGACGGAGACGGCCGAGGTGCTGCAGCCGCTCGGGGCCGTGACCGCGGCCACCGGCTGGACGGACGGCGCACCAGTGCCGGGCGGGCGGATGCTCTTCGCGGCCGCCCAGTGCCCGGGCCGGCCGGACCACGGGTACCTCATCGGCGGCCTCGACGAGCGGATCGAGGTCAGCGGCCGGACCTGGCGGTACGATGCCGCCGACGACGCCTGGACCGAGCTGGCGCCGATCCCCGAGGCTGGGCGCAGCGCGGTCGCCGCCTGCGACGCCGGCCGGATCCACGTGCTCGGCGGCGACGACACCGACCGGCACTACAGCTACGACGTCGCCCGCGACACCTGGTCGGAGGGGACGCCGCTGCCCGCCGGTACGTCGAGTGCCGCGGCCGCGGCCTGGGACGGCCGGGTCTGGGTGGCGGGCGGCGCGACCGGCGGGTCCGGCGGCGGCTCGGACGGCACGGTCACCGGGGACGTCCACGTCCACGACGTCGCGTCCGGGACCTGGAACCCGGAGGAGCCGATGCCGCATCCTGCCCGGGACCCCGCGTTCACGCAGGCCGGGCCGTACCTCTACCTGGCCGGCGGGTTGACCGACGATGGCGCCGTCAGCGACGTCGTCCAGCGGCTCGACCTGCGCACCGGTGGGTGGACGACCGGGCCGGCCCTGGCCGAGCCGCGGGCCGGCGCCGCGCTCGTCGCCACGGACAGGGCGCTCTACGCCGTCGGCGGCGAGCGGGAGGACCCGCCATATGGCCGCCTGCCGACGGCCACGGTGCAGCGACTCGACCTGGCCGGCTGGGACGGCGGGACGTGGAGCATCGACTCGGCCGCGGAGCTGCCGTCGCCCGTCAACGCCGCCCCCGCCGGGTTCTGCACGGAGGGGCGGACCGGTGGCGAGATCTGGTCGCTCGGCGGCATGGGCGGCGGGCTGGACCGCGCCCGCTTCCTGCCGGTACCCGGCGAACGGTGCGCCGGCATCGCGACCGACGTGCCCTGGTTGAACGTGCGAGCGGCGAGCGGTTCGGTGGCGGCCGACGGACGGCTCCGGCTGGCGGTGAACGTCGACGCCGGCGACCTGGCGGCGGGATCGACGCACCACGCGACGCTGCTGGTGGCGACGTCCGATCCTGGCGCACCTGAGCTGCGGGTCCCCGTCACCGTCCGCGTGCGTTGACGGGAGGTGCGGCGGCCGCGGGTGGCGCCGAGGTGCGCCCGTCAGAGGGCGAGCTTCATGCCCTCGTGGCTGGCGACGAAGCCGAGCCGCTGGTAGAAGCGGTGCGCGTCGGCGCGGGACTTGTCGGTGGTCAGCTGGACCATGGCGCAGCCGCGCTCGCGGGCGCGGTCGATGACCCAGGCCATCAGCCGTCCGCCCACGCCGTCGCCGCGCCGGTCGGATCGGACCCGGACCGCCTCGACCTGGCAGCGCTCGGCCCCGTGCCGGCCCAGCCCCGGGATGAAGGTCAGCTGCAGGCACGCCACCACCTCGCCGCCTTCGTCGCCGACGATGAGCTCGTTGCGGGGGTCGGCGTCGATGGCGGCGAAGGCGCGCTCGTATCGTCCGTCGACAGTGCCGGCATCGCGCGCCTTCCCCAGCACGTCGTCGGCGAGCAGTGCGACGATGGCGTCGAGGTCGGCGCGGGTGGCGGTCCGGAACTGCACGGCCGCCAGCCTAGGGTGTGCTCAGCTCTCGACCGCGACGGCCTCGATCTCGAGCAGCCAGTCCTCGGCGTAGATGTCGGTGATGATGATCGTCAGCGCCGGCGTGTGCTCGCCGAGCACCTCCTGGCGGATGCGGCTGTTCGCCTCGCGGTAGCGGCGGTCGGCCAGGTAGGTGGTGACCTTGGCGAGGTGCTCGACGCCCATGCCGGCCTCGGCCAGCACGGCGAGCACGTTGCGCCACGTCAGCCGGCACTGGTCGTCGAACTCCGGCGGCACCCGGCCGTCGGCGTCGGCCCAGGGGACCTGGCCGCTGACGTAGACGGTGCGGCGGGCTCCGGTGACCAGCGTGCCGTGGGTGTAGGTGCCCGTCGCGGCGGGCAGGGCGGCGGGGTCGAGCCGTTCGATGGTCATGCGGGCTCCTTCGCGACGTGCATGGCGGTGTAGTAGACGCACTCGGTGGCGCCGGGATTGGCGAACTCGTGCACCGCGTCGCCCGCGTAGTACAGCGCGTCGCCGGCGGCCAGCCGGTGCGCGACGCCGTCGACGGTGACGGTGAGCTCCCCGCTCTCGACGGCGACGTACTCGCGCGAGCCGGGCGCGTGTGCGGCGAACGAGCCGAGCGTGACCCCGGCCGGGACGGTGGTGCGGATGAGCTCGAACTCGACGCCGGGCAGCGTGGGGGAGAGGATGCGCCGCTGCCACCCGTCGGCGTCGGTGATGGCCCGCTGCTCGGCCCGCCGGCGCACGATCACCCGCTCGGGCCGGTCCTCGCCGAGCAGCCGCGCGACCGTGACGCCCAGCGCCGTCGCAAGCCTGGCCAGCACGATGACGGTGGGGATCTTGGCGCCCCGCTCGATGTCGGAGATCATGCTGCGGCTCACCCCGCTGGCCGCGGCGAGCGCCTCGAGGCTCAGCTCGCGCCGCTGCCGCTGCGCCCTGAGCCGGGTGCGCAGCCGCTCCGGCAGATCGTCGTCCATAGTGGAAGTGTATCCGCTATCGCGGTCGGCCGAGTTGACATGGAATGGCGTGCCACATGAGGGTGAGCGAGGTCCGTCCACCCAGCGAGGAGCGCCCGCGTGATCGAGCACATCGAGCCCGACCCCGACAACCCGCCGCCCATCCCGTTGTCGTCGGCGGTGCGGGTGGGCCGGTTGCTGTTCGTGTCCGGCCAGGTGTCGACGGAGCCGGGCGTGGGGATCGTGGCCGACACCTTCGACGGCGAGTTCCACCGCACCATCCGCAACGTCGAGCAGATCCTCGCCGCCGCCGGCGCCACGCTGCGCGACGTCGTTCAGGTGCGGGCGTTCCTGCGCGACGAGGAGGCGCGGGCGCGCTTCAACGAGCTGTACGCGCAGACGTTCCAGCCGCCGTACCCGGCCCGCACCACCGTCGGGAACCACTTCTCCTTCATCCAGGTCGAGATCGACTGCGTGGCCGTGCTGCCGGACGGGGTCGACCCGACGGTGTGACGCGGGCGTCGTCGGCGCGGAACGCCCTGAATCCGTCCCCGTTGTGAGATCGATGCCGAAATGATCTTGCGTTCGGGCGGCCGGTCCGACAGGGTCGTTCGTGACAATCCGGTTGTCGCAGGGCAAGGAGGAACTGCCGGATGAAACGCGCCATCTCTGCACTTGCCTTCGTTCTGTTCCTGCTCCTCGGTCTCTCCGTCCCCGCGGCCGCCGGCGGAGAGTCAGATCCCACCGTCGGCGGCGACGAACGCGTGAGCGTCATGGCCGGCCCGTGCGGCTCGTCGTACCGCCACATCGGCCACTACCCCATCGGCTCGTCCCCGGTCCTCGGCTACATGGACGTCTACTGGTCCAGCACGGCGAAGCGCAACTGCCTGGTCGTCAACCATTCCAGCGCCACCTACGGGAAGCGGTTGTACACCGAGGCGAGCATCTGGCCGTACGGCTCCTCGGCGCCGTCCTGCCCCAGCAGCGTCGGCTGCGACGGCGGCATGTACGGCTACTACGCCGGCCCCGTCTACACCCCGGCGGGCGTGGACATGTCGAACCGCTGCGTCAACATCAAGGGCGTGGTCGACTGGACGACGGCCACCCGCACCCGCATCCACTGCGGCTGACGCCGGGCCGCTCGGGGGAGCGGCGGCGTCCGTGGGCGGTGCAGGGCGGGCCGTGCCTGCTGGTCGTCGCGTCCGGTTCGGCGAGTATGCGCTCATGCTTTGCGCGCGGGGCTTCGTTGAGTCGAGCGCAAGTGGAGATCGTCCGGAGTGTCCGCCTGTTGATCCAGGCCACGGGCGAGGTCGTGCGCCTCATTAGGCTCCGGGCATGATCCGGCACACGGTGGCCTTCCGCCTTCGTCATCCCGCCGGCTCGCAGGAGGAACACAACTTCCTGCGGGCCGCGCTCGCCCTGGCCGGCATCCCCGGCGTCCAGCGGTTCGAGCAGTTGCGGCAGACCAGCCCGAAGAACGACTTCGCCTTCGGCTTCTCCATGGAGTTCGCCGACCAGGCGGCCTATGACGCCTACAACGAGCACCCCGTGCACGTCGGGTTCGTCGCCGACCGCTGGGCCGCGGAGGTCGAGGACTTCCTCGAGCTCGACTACGAGCCGATCGGCTGAGCCGGGCCCGGCGCGGCGACGGTGACGCCGGTCGCGCCGGTGCGTGCGGCGGCGGCCAGGAAGTCGGCGGGCGCCAGCCCGGGCCAGAGGTGGGTCAGCGCGATGTGCCGGGCGCCGGCCGCCAGACCCTGCTCGGCGGCCTGGACGGCGCTGCACAGCAGCCCGGCGTCCTCGTCGGGCACGGCGTCGGGATAGGTCGACTCGACGAGCAGCAGGTCGGCGTCGCGGGCCAGCTCGACGAGGGCCCGATCCGGGCCGGCGTCGCCGCTGTACGCCAGCGTCCCGGCGTCGTCGCTGATGCGCAGGCCGAGGTTGGGCACGTGGTGCGGCAACGCCGCGGCCGTGACGTCGAACGGCCCGATGCGCACGTGGTCGCCGTCGGCGAGCGGCACCTGGTCGACGGCCCGGCTCGTCGCCCGCATGGAGTCCAGCGCCAGCACGGCGTCGACGGCGCCCGCCGGGGCGAACACCGGCAACGGCGCCGGCGGGTCGTCGGCCAGCGCCCGGGCGCGCAGCAGCGGATTGAGGTCGGCGCAGTGGTCGGGATGCCCGTGCGTGACGACGACGGCGTCGACCGCGGCGGCGTCGATGGCCGCCAGCAGCCGCGGGAGCACGGCGTAACCGGGGTCGACCAGCAGCCGGAAACCGTCGCGCTCGAGCAGGTAGCCGCCGCAGGCCTGGCCGGCGGCCGGCCAGGCGCCGCAGCCGCCGAAGACGGTGAGTCGCACCCGGCGATTCTCCCCGACGCGGGCGGGTCAGTGGTCGTGGGTCATCAGGTCGAGAGCGACGGTGGCCGCCAGCACGGGCACCGGGTCCTGGCCGGGCGCCACCTCGACGCCGTAGGTGTCGGCGACCCGGAACCACTTCTTCGAGACCGTCGCCACCGGTGTGCGGCCGTCGGTGAACGTGTACTCGTGGTCGACGACGTTGCCCTGGACGTCGAGGTCGGACCCGCCGCGGATCTCGACGCTCCACCGATCGCGCAGCGGGCTGACCAGCGCCTTCTTGATCAACGCGATCCGGTTGCCGTCGGGGTCCTCGACCTCCATCGAGTCCTTCACCCGCATGACCCGTTCCTGGATCTTCGCCACCTCGTGGCCGTGGGCGTCCTCGAGGATCAGCGTCTTGCGCAGCCGCAGCGCCTTCCCGTCCACCTTGTACGCGCGCTCCCCGTCGTCGGTCTCGATCCAGAAGTCGTCGCCGATGGACACCAGTCGCTGCCGCATTCGATAGTGGACGCCCCCGCCCCCGTGCCGCTCCTCGCGGCGTTCCTCCCGGCGTTCGCGTCGTCGTCCCAGTGCCATGCCGACCACGTCCTTCCACTCCGGCTTCCGAGCATGCGGCCGGGGACGCGTCCGCACCTCATCCACCGCGGGTGAGGCTCGCGAGCAGCCCGTCGAGCCGGTCGCGTGAGTGTGGATCGTCGAGCGTCTCGCGGATCCACGCCTCCGCCTCGGCCCGGCCGGGCGAGCGGTCGTTCGGCCGCAGCCAGTCGGTGGCCGCCAGCTCGGTGATGTGGCCGAGCTGCGCGATCAGCATGGAGAAGTCGCCGCGGCCGGTGAGGCGCGCCGGGCCGCCGGCGTCCTCGTACGCGGCGACGAGGGCGCGGGCCCGGCCGGGGTCGGTGCGCGCGTACTCGAACAGCACGACGGCCAGTTCCTGCGCCGGATCGGCCGGGCCGCTGTTCTCCCAGTCGATGACGCAGACGCCGCCGCCCGCCGCCGGGAGCAGGTTGTCGGCCATGAGATCGCGGTGACAGGTCCGCGGCGCCGCCGGGGGAGCGAGCCACGCCTCCAGCGCGACCAGCTCGTCGCGCAGCGCGGCGAGGTCGGCGGCGAACGGCGCGCCGGCCCCGTCCAGCTCGGTGATCAGCGCGTCCCACCGCTCGGCGCCGACGGGGTCGAGGTACCAGCGGTCAGGGTCGGTGAACGGCGCGGCCGGTTCGGCGCCCGGCACGCGGTGGATCGCGGCGACGGCGGCGCCGGCCAGCTCCGGGTCGAGCAGCGGGTCGGGCGCGCCGAGGTCGACCCACTCGTAGACCCGCAGCCGGACCCCGTCGACGACGGCGAACAGGGCGCCTTCGGCGGTGCGGCGGATGCGCGGGGCCGGGACGCCGGACGCGGCGGCGGCCTCCTGGAACGCGGCGGCGGGCGCCAGCGCGGCCTCGTCCTCGTGGCGGAACGGGACCTTGACCGCCCACCGTCCGTCTGCCGTGGTCAGCCGCCAGACGGCGCCCTGCTTGCCGCGCGCGACCGGGCCGTCGGACAGGGTCGCGCGGGCGCCGAGACCGAAGCGGCCGGCGATGGCGGCGGCATCCACGACGCCACCCCATCACAGCCGCGGCGGGGTCAGCCAGCGAGTTCCACGGCCGGCCGCTCGCTCGTCAGCATCGTCAGCCGCGGCGTCACGCCGGGCCAGGCGGCGGCCAGGTCGTCCGCCAGCGCCGTCAGCAGCGCCTCGACGTCGGCCGCGGCGCCGGGGTGCAGCGCCTCGGACACGATCAGCACGTCGCGGGTCTCGGGCCGGACGATCGACGTGCCGCTCTGCTTGTACGTCCAGCGGCGGGCGTGCGCGTGGCCGGCCTCGTCGGCGAAGATCACCTCACCCGGCGCGGGTCGCTCGATCTCGCCGCCGAACGCGGTGTACGCCTCGTCGCCGTGCGCCCGGCGGACCTCGAGATCGCCCTTGACGCGGTCGCGGTCCAGCGCGGCGACGGGGATCGCGGCGGCGGCCGACGCCGCGTTGCACAGGTCGACCAGCGGGTGGATGCGCGGCAGGTCGCCGTCCTTGCCGAGGCGGCGCAACAGCGACTCGGCGGCGCACCGGTACTGCGTCGGCTTCAGGCCCATGGCGGCGAACGTGCGCCGCCAGGCCTGCAGCTGCGGCAGCGCGCTGGCCGGTCCGGCGTCCAGCAGCGCCCGGGCCGTGCCGAGGTGGCGGGCGACGGCGTCGCCGGCCGCGGCGCGGTCGCTCACCCCGTCGACGACGAGGACCCCGGCGGCCAGCGTGGGGTGGCCGGTCCAGATCTCCGGCGCGTGGCGGAAGCGCATCCGGACATCGTCGCGCTCGGCGCCGGGGCCGCGACAGGGCCAGCCGCCGCTTCGTGCGCTGGGCCAGAAGGTGGATTACAGTCACTGTAATGAACGGCTTCGACGGCAGGGTCGCGCTCGTCACGGGGGCGAGCCGCGGCATCGGCGCGGCGACGGCGCGGGCGTTCGCCGCCGCGGGGGCGGCGGTCGTGCTGGTGGCGCGCGACGCCGGGGCTCTGGCGGAGGTGCGGGCGGGCATCGAGGCGGACGGCGGGACGGCCCTGGTCGTCGCGGCCGATCTGGCCCGGGCCGACGACGCGGAGCGGATGGTCGCGGCCGCCGTCGACCGGTTCGGGCGGCTCGACGCCGCCGTCAACGCCGCGGCCGCACACGGCGGCCGGCCCACGCCGCTGGCCCGGCTCGACGTCGACGAGTGGGACCGGACGCT
This Jiangella alba DNA region includes the following protein-coding sequences:
- a CDS encoding S8 family serine peptidase; translated protein: MPVRTRVAALTSAVVVLGSLALAGPAASTGGVATAVGDAADAWTAKVEDDVVSALAAGETTDVMIAFEERADLAAAARIDDWDERGAAVVAALQETAADSQSATRAELDAAGADYEAYWIANAILVRDATEAIARRVAAQPGVDQVLEVAEYDVPELLPADPAATTAAQEAAAAAAAEWGVGAVHADRVWSEIDVRGEGLVIANIDTGVQFDHPALAARYRGANADGTVSHDYNWYDPARVCPSAAPCDNQGHGTHTMGTMAGGDEGGTAIGVAPGARWIAAKGCEATAQAACTITSLVASGQWTLAPTDTHGRNPRIDLRPHVVNNSWGADTLGFADPFYDQIVEAWNAAGVFAVFSSGNDGANGCTTVGSPADSPGAYSVGAHDAANLIAPFSSRGPGPNGRIRPDVAAPGVAVRSSVPGSGYGTANGTSMAAPHVTATVALMWAAAPSLIGDIDGTRELLGTTAVDTPNAECGGTEQRNNAFGEGRLDAFAAVTASPIGATGLVSGVVTDGATGEPVPGVQLRATSDGYQRTTVTGPDGRYEMALVAGTYEMTATAYGFAPGGASGVVVTEDATTTLDLDLTALPSVTVSGTVADGSGQGWPLYAGISIAGYPHGTVWTDPETGRYEVELPASTAYTLTVRPHADGYATSSRTVEVGDGDLTADFAASVVTDECLAPGYAPAHRGAFAAFDDGLPAGWAVQTVRGNGWETGDSGARGNLTGGAGGFASIDSASGQLLEDGVLVSAPADLTGVAAPVLSFRTDLLLSRGVAEADLSVDGGATWQNVWRRTAHQRGPRQERVPLPGAGGVDGVLVRFHYRNDTANNGWWQLDDVLVGERSCEPVEGGIVLGQVRDDRTGAPLDGATLRSADGAVDVTATATPGDPGLGGGFYAAFVVGAGDHELTAAHDLGQHGRRTQTVTVDPGSVTRADFELGTGELEVSTSAVEEQVEVGATRTATVTITNTGTGPATFELAERNAGFDQQRETLTALPSAPLRRETVPDDGGPLAPVAGAAAEAPDPGDAAWVRLHDMPDARTDGLAAVRDGKLYYVGGSTSGTSHRNMVYDIALDRWEFTGSFQQPRGKPVGGFIGDRLYMVGGWGPAGAGETNTVLIYEPATDTWSTGAPAPVRFAAAGSAILDGKLYVIGGRTADQPDRGSSDVYVYDAAADSWSQVADYPEPASWQACGPIDGLVYCAGGQAPHVEHSTRGYVYNPATDAWYRIADLPKTVTFTAHTAANGLLLTSGGQVGGYRSNEGYFYDPAAGEWASLPNSIFDVYRLAGTCGFYKLGGTQGQPGTFPWVERLPGFDDCQTTTEDPVPWLSVDGGPRTLAPGESAEVTVTLDASGPDAGQPGDYLARLVLLEDTPSAIPALTVAMDATAPDSWGLITGTVTGLDRCDGPERPLPGATVRLRGAVSDVEVTTDEQGVYRHWLDRSDRRVTVTAAANGWQSRDGVVTVQAGETATKDLRLRRDEPCAVAAPVAGLEIDVRSRGHAVERLELGNDGAAAFDYAVTETAEVLQPLGAVTAATGWTDGAPVPGGRMLFAAAQCPGRPDHGYLIGGLDERIEVSGRTWRYDAADDAWTELAPIPEAGRSAVAACDAGRIHVLGGDDTDRHYSYDVARDTWSEGTPLPAGTSSAAAAAWDGRVWVAGGATGGSGGGSDGTVTGDVHVHDVASGTWNPEEPMPHPARDPAFTQAGPYLYLAGGLTDDGAVSDVVQRLDLRTGGWTTGPALAEPRAGAALVATDRALYAVGGEREDPPYGRLPTATVQRLDLAGWDGGTWSIDSAAELPSPVNAAPAGFCTEGRTGGEIWSLGGMGGGLDRARFLPVPGERCAGIATDVPWLNVRAASGSVAADGRLRLAVNVDAGDLAAGSTHHATLLVATSDPGAPELRVPVTVRVR
- a CDS encoding GNAT family N-acetyltransferase, with the translated sequence MAAVQFRTATRADLDAIVALLADDVLGKARDAGTVDGRYERAFAAIDADPRNELIVGDEGGEVVACLQLTFIPGLGRHGAERCQVEAVRVRSDRRGDGVGGRLMAWVIDRARERGCAMVQLTTDKSRADAHRFYQRLGFVASHEGMKLAL
- a CDS encoding RidA family protein; this translates as MTIERLDPAALPAATGTYTHGTLVTGARRTVYVSGQVPWADADGRVPPEFDDQCRLTWRNVLAVLAEAGMGVEHLAKVTTYLADRRYREANSRIRQEVLGEHTPALTIIITDIYAEDWLLEIEAVAVES
- a CDS encoding helix-turn-helix domain-containing protein, producing the protein MDDDLPERLRTRLRAQRQRRELSLEALAAASGVSRSMISDIERGAKIPTVIVLARLATALGVTVARLLGEDRPERVIVRRRAEQRAITDADGWQRRILSPTLPGVEFELIRTTVPAGVTLGSFAAHAPGSREYVAVESGELTVTVDGVAHRLAAGDALYYAGDAVHEFANPGATECVYYTAMHVAKEPA
- a CDS encoding RidA family protein, whose protein sequence is MIEHIEPDPDNPPPIPLSSAVRVGRLLFVSGQVSTEPGVGIVADTFDGEFHRTIRNVEQILAAAGATLRDVVQVRAFLRDEEARARFNELYAQTFQPPYPARTTVGNHFSFIQVEIDCVAVLPDGVDPTV
- a CDS encoding Dabb family protein, with the translated sequence MIRHTVAFRLRHPAGSQEEHNFLRAALALAGIPGVQRFEQLRQTSPKNDFAFGFSMEFADQAAYDAYNEHPVHVGFVADRWAAEVEDFLELDYEPIG
- a CDS encoding MBL fold metallo-hydrolase, whose amino-acid sequence is MRLTVFGGCGAWPAAGQACGGYLLERDGFRLLVDPGYAVLPRLLAAIDAAAVDAVVVTHGHPDHCADLNPLLRARALADDPPAPLPVFAPAGAVDAVLALDSMRATSRAVDQVPLADGDHVRIGPFDVTAAALPHHVPNLGLRISDDAGTLAYSGDAGPDRALVELARDADLLLVESTYPDAVPDEDAGLLCSAVQAAEQGLAAGARHIALTHLWPGLAPADFLAAAARTGATGVTVAAPGPAQPIGS
- a CDS encoding LURP-one-related/scramblase family protein; translation: MALGRRRERREERREERHGGGGVHYRMRQRLVSIGDDFWIETDDGERAYKVDGKALRLRKTLILEDAHGHEVAKIQERVMRVKDSMEVEDPDGNRIALIKKALVSPLRDRWSVEIRGGSDLDVQGNVVDHEYTFTDGRTPVATVSKKWFRVADTYGVEVAPGQDPVPVLAATVALDLMTHDH
- a CDS encoding phosphotransferase enzyme family protein translates to MDAAAIAGRFGLGARATLSDGPVARGKQGAVWRLTTADGRWAVKVPFRHEDEAALAPAAAFQEAAAASGVPAPRIRRTAEGALFAVVDGVRLRVYEWVDLGAPDPLLDPELAGAAVAAIHRVPGAEPAAPFTDPDRWYLDPVGAERWDALITELDGAGAPFAADLAALRDELVALEAWLAPPAAPRTCHRDLMADNLLPAAGGGVCVIDWENSGPADPAQELAVVLFEYARTDPGRARALVAAYEDAGGPARLTGRGDFSMLIAQLGHITELAATDWLRPNDRSPGRAEAEAWIRETLDDPHSRDRLDGLLASLTRGG
- a CDS encoding B3/B4 domain-containing protein, translated to MRFRHAPEIWTGHPTLAAGVLVVDGVSDRAAAGDAVARHLGTARALLDAGPASALPQLQAWRRTFAAMGLKPTQYRCAAESLLRRLGKDGDLPRIHPLVDLCNAASAAAAIPVAALDRDRVKGDLEVRRAHGDEAYTAFGGEIERPAPGEVIFADEAGHAHARRWTYKQSGTSIVRPETRDVLIVSEALHPGAAADVEALLTALADDLAAAWPGVTPRLTMLTSERPAVELAG